In Bradyrhizobium manausense, the sequence CCACCAGCGACAGCGCCAGCGCCGCGGCAATCAGGATCACGGTCGAATGCCGCAGCCGGTCGGACCAGGGCCGTGCGGGGGGAGAAGATGGGGCGTCGATCGCCATCGGAGCGGACTTCTCCTGGGGACTCTAAATTCAAGGCCTGCGCCGGTCAGGCGCCGCTGCTGTCGCTGCGCTCTCTCACATAGGCGGCTTTGGGCGCAGGGCCTGGATCGAGCTTGAGCGCTGCCTGTTGTAGGCGTTTCGATCGAGCGCCGATGATAACCTCGCGAAACGTCAGCAAGATTACAGAGATGACGAACGGGGAGAGATAATAGAGGACACGGAACAGCAACATGCCGCCGAGCAGTTCCTCGCGGTCCATCTGCCAGAGGCCGACCAGCATGGCGGCGTCGAATACCCCAAGCCCGCCGGGCGAATGGCTGGCGAAGCCGAGCAGCGTCGCCGATACGAAAATGACCGCCACGACGACAAAACCGAGATTGGGCTCGTCAGGGACCAGCACGTACATCGCGAGCGCGCAGAAGCCCAGATCGATGATGCCGATGGCGATCTGGAGCAGGGTCAGCGCGCCACCCGGCAGCACCACGGTCCACGGCCCGCGTCCGACCACCCGCGGCTGGGTCCAAACCCAGACCACATATCCGACCAGGCCGGCGATGATCATCATCGCGATCGCCCTGTTAAGCCACGGCGGCAGCTGGTCGATCGAGGCGGCCGCCTCCGGATGATAGGATATGCCGAGGCCGAGCACGGCGGCGTTGCCGAGCCAGAAGGTGAGGCCGGCCAGGAAGCAGATCTTGGCGACGTCGATCGCATTCAGGCCATGGGCCGAATAGATGCGGTAGCGCACCGCGCCGCCGGTGAAGACGCTGGCGCCGACATTGTGGCCGATCGAATAGCTGGTGAAGGCGGCGAGCGCGTTGACGCGATAGGGCACGTGGGAATGGCCGATCGCGCGCACTGCGAACAGATCGTAGAACGTCAGCGTGAAATAGCCCGCCGCGACGAACAGCGCCGCCATCGCAATCTGGCTCGGCTCGGTGCTCTTGATCGCCTCGATCACTTCGTTGACATCGATGCCGCGCAGCATGTGGTAGAGCACGTAGCAAGCGATGCCGATGACCGCGACGCTGATCACAACTCCAAGCTTATGCAGGATTTGCTTCTGGCGCAGAAACGTCATCGCCCTGCGTATGGCTTCCAGCATCTAGACCTCGAACAACGCTTCAACGGCCAGGGTGGCCGAGGAACAGGCGGACGACGCACAGGCACTCAACGAAACCCTCACCGCCGGCTCCGGCCTCGCGCATGCCCCCCGCCCCTCCACTAGCGCGTTTCGGGGCGGAGTGGAATTCGCCAATGTGAACAAAATCGCGTGCCTTCAATATTTTAGGCAGGGTCGTGGGCTCCTGATGGACGGATTGGCGCTTTCGGCGCCAAGCTCGAAGGGAATCTTCACGGCGATCCTGCGCAGCGGCCGTGAAGTTTTGATGATTTCGACCAGGCAATGCTCCGCTACGGCTTAAGTCGGAATCAATCTATGGCCCGCCTGGGCCGGTTGAAAGGGGGCCGCGCCGCAGCGGGCCGCCTCCGAGAAGCGGCCCGGGGAGAGCGCTCAAGGTGCCGTCAGATAGCCGCGCCGATAGGCGCTGACCTGGTCGTCGAAAATCGCCATGGCGGTGGCCATGCCCCGAAATCCGAGGCGGGCGTAGAAGCCCTCCTTGCCGGGCACCGCGTAAAGGATGATTTTGCGATGCCCGCGGCATCGCGCCAGCAACCGCGCGACGAGGTCGCGACCGAGACCTCGTCCCTGATAGTCCGGGTGCACCGCAACATCACAAAGATGAGCGCAGTCGCGGCCGTCGGCCAGTGCGCGCCCGGCGCCGATAAGGCGGCCTTCGTCAAACGCGACGGCGCGAAACATGCTGTTGCCGAACACGAGCGCGAGATCGGCCGGCGCCTTGTTGCCAAGCGGGGCAATACGGTAGAGCGCGGAGAGCTCGTTCCAGTCGACAGCAGCGAGATCGTCGGTCCAGACAATCGACATTTGCGAAAGCCTCCCCCGCCTTAGCGCCGCGCAGCGGCGACAGCGGCCACGATTTCGTCGCTGCCGGGGAAATAGCCCTTGCTGCGGGTTGCGACGATCCGCTCACCAAGCTTGACCTGGAAGACGCCGCCCTTGCCCGGCACGAGATCGGACTCCAGGGCCAATTGCCGACGAAGTGCCGCAGCTGCGTCCTTTGCACGCTTCTCGTAACCGCACGGGCGACAATAGATGATGGTCACGTCAGACATCTCGTCCTCCTTCACGCTGCAAGCTGCGGACGCATCGCTTCGATGCCGGCGATCCAGCCGGCGACGGAACGGCCGATCGCCTCAGGGTGATCCTCCTGAAGGAAGTGCAATCCGGCACCGAGACGTACGAGCGCGCA encodes:
- a CDS encoding lysylphosphatidylglycerol synthase domain-containing protein, whose product is MLEAIRRAMTFLRQKQILHKLGVVISVAVIGIACYVLYHMLRGIDVNEVIEAIKSTEPSQIAMAALFVAAGYFTLTFYDLFAVRAIGHSHVPYRVNALAAFTSYSIGHNVGASVFTGGAVRYRIYSAHGLNAIDVAKICFLAGLTFWLGNAAVLGLGISYHPEAAASIDQLPPWLNRAIAMMIIAGLVGYVVWVWTQPRVVGRGPWTVVLPGGALTLLQIAIGIIDLGFCALAMYVLVPDEPNLGFVVVAVIFVSATLLGFASHSPGGLGVFDAAMLVGLWQMDREELLGGMLLFRVLYYLSPFVISVILLTFREVIIGARSKRLQQAALKLDPGPAPKAAYVRERSDSSGA
- a CDS encoding GNAT family N-acetyltransferase, with protein sequence MSIVWTDDLAAVDWNELSALYRIAPLGNKAPADLALVFGNSMFRAVAFDEGRLIGAGRALADGRDCAHLCDVAVHPDYQGRGLGRDLVARLLARCRGHRKIILYAVPGKEGFYARLGFRGMATAMAIFDDQVSAYRRGYLTAP
- a CDS encoding Rdx family protein, with translation MSDVTIIYCRPCGYEKRAKDAAAALRRQLALESDLVPGKGGVFQVKLGERIVATRSKGYFPGSDEIVAAVAAARR